The Manduca sexta isolate Smith_Timp_Sample1 unplaced genomic scaffold, JHU_Msex_v1.0 HiC_scaffold_3272, whole genome shotgun sequence genome segment TTTCAACGTTTGTGAATACAATATCCATAATTttaccactgctgggcacggggctTCTGTACTATTgagagtttaggccttagtcctacACGCTGGCTTATgatttggcagacttcacatactttcaaaTTTCTTTGTAGAATTGCTTATACCCCTAGGGTTGGAGAGGTAGGACATTTGAGGCACATTTAGGGGGGCggttatatgtttaaaataaaatcgtaaaacaaaaaaaaaaattcgcgtcggattgataacctcctcctttttttgaagtcggttaaaaaaatgGGAACTGTCGTGTTTATGTTAGTCGTTTCATACAGTAGTAAAGGCGGAGAGGGAGTCGTATTTTTAATTAGGGCCCCATTTTTTGCTCTCCGGAACATAGGGCCGGTAAATTTGACACACTCAGTTTGTTAAAAACGCTACGTTACAGGCTTTAGGTACGactatgtttgtataaaatataattatgtataagtGCTGCTTGTCGTTAGTACCTGGTGGCGCGGGCGCGGTGCCACAGCCCGTCGTCTACTCGCGTGTGGTTCGCGATGATCACTACCTCGCCGCTACCCAGGTCGTATCTGgaaacattttggtatgttgaaataatgttttatacattCTGGAAGATGTTAAACATATTGGCTTCGAAAAAACTGTATATATAAGGTTTTGGGATATATGGTCGCAGGACCCCACAACACCTGATGGTACTTGGAGTAGGGTGTAGATAGATTGTCGAATGACCAGTAATGATTAGACTCCTTTCCTCAGTAGAACCACGGGTGCTGGCATACGAAGCGACAGCTTGATGATTAAAACCATCACGGCCCAAAGCTCGTAGGTTTgccaactttttttatattgcccTGTCATCATCAggctttggaatagtttgcctGGACACGTGTTCCCTTCTTCATATAATCCTGGGTTCTTCCGTCGTAGCGTGTAGAAGCATCTGAGTAGGCCGGCATTATGTCGAATGTACTGTAATGTACATAGACTGTTGTTATTTGGATGGTAtctcgtttaccatcaggtgcaatgcaATCCCTTTGCCGTGCCCGATTaaaaagactgcctcggtggcgtagttgtactgcatgcgcggtacggcagcgctctgaggtcctgggttcgaataaagtgggtaaagtgatatttgggtttttctgcacagtatcagcccggagtctggaatttgtgcccgatatggcgataggctcgccccctatcacatcatgggacggaacacacttggcgaaaagtgggtgccatggttgcgcctctgcataccccttcggggataaaatgcgtgatgttgtgtgtgtgtgtgtgtgtattaaaaaggaaaaaaacttCGCCATTGACGTAAAACTCCGGCTGAATGGAACGCAACACGTGTGAGTACGGCGGTGTACCTGAACACGAGCACGCCGCGCTCGACGGCGAGCGAGAGAAGTCGTTAAGGCGGCGCGCGCGCCGAGCGGCCGCTCCACACCACCAGCCCGTGCGGCGACACGCTGCGGAAACGGATGTTGATGTCCAGCGAGTAGCTCACCAACCTGACACAGATGTTTATTATCGCCGCCGTCGCTACACATCAGACTCTAAAGCTAACTTCAGACTAGTACGTAcactatgtatattatatagcgCAAGAACTATCAATTCCTATGGGATGTTCCAAATAACGCGACTCGTACTTctatgtcgtttaattttgatgtttgtgattggttaaGAGACCGACTTTTCGAtcgtaagatatattttaagataatcgAAGATTCTCTcctttttataaagtaacatAATATCTCAACTCTCTTTACAAAAAGAACACAATTCCAAAATAGAGTAAACactaaataacaatacaattcgACACAATCCAAATTCCTGCCAAAATATTCTCTCTTTTTTAATTCTAAGCTAAGGTAACTGTAACATGCAGCCCAATATCAATCTACATAAAATTACCTTTTGACAGTCTCATCGTCGTCAATGTGTATGAAGCTGTCAGTCCCGCTGAAGCTGGGGTAAGTGTTGGTATCGCCCCAATTGATCTCGTTCGTGTTGGCGTACTTCATTTGCATGTACGTCCGTCCGTGCGGACTGTCTGTGCCTCTCGCATTCACTTCGTTGTGATGTTGGTACTTAAATTTCTTTCTCTCGGTGCgtgtgtgcgcgtgcgcatgcTTCTTCATTTTCTTGtggtatttactttttatacccTTTTTCGCTACTATCGAGTGATGGACGTCGTTTTCAGTTAAATTTTGCGCATATTCCGGGAATGGTTGGATGCTCTTTGCACAAGTTGCCGctgaaaaatttacaaattgaatgaatgaatgatacaCTTTAGTGTATACaccaaatacagaaaaatgaacACAATTGGGTAGCTATCAAAGGGAAATAGATAAGCAAAACATGGTCATTCATAGAACTTGATGACGAGAAGTTACGTCTGATCACAAACGTCATGACTGCCCATGAACAGTCGCACCACCACATAATCTTCGAGGCATTGCACTGCGCTCATTACCCTGGTGTGCCTGTGTGCGAGCAAACGAGAGCGAATGGTCTTCGCTGACAGGAACCGACTCGCTCGCTCAGTGAATCACCATGGTATGACATAATGAAAAGTCATTGTAACAAACATCCCAGTGAGCAGGCATAGAGCATGTTATATGTAACCGCTGACTTCAAAAAAGTATTCCAATCCcaaatggactaatcagaataaagttttaacatgcttacaaattacttgtTTTGATTGGATTATGCTTGGGATCGCGATCAAGAATCGGCTAAGTGATGGTAGTTAAGAGCGGTACATACTCGCAGGAGTGGTTGGCGGGCTCGGCGCAGTTGTCCACGTTGAGGCCGCCCAGCGCCGACGACACCACCGACAGCTCCTCGTCATTTATCACCAACTGACagtcatattatgttattactaGCTGTGACTGCAGCTTCTGTTATATGGACTAGggtttaaattagttttcaacAGTTTAGTGGGAGAAGAGGAAAATACACAAAAGTCAACATAAATCAGACTTACCATTACAGTCTTTTCGAAATGACAATAGACATAATACAGAtagctaccattttttttacggCGATAATTCTGACATTTATAGAGATTTTACTAGGTTGTAGAATCTATATTTCCTTAGCGTTTATGTGGGCCGTATACCTGTCCGATGCAGCCGCTGAAGGAGGAGTGTAGCGCGAGGCGCGGCGGCAGCGGGCGCGGCGCGCCGCCCAGCAGCACGGGCTGGCGCAGCGACAGcgaccgcgccgcgccgcgggaCCACGTGCGCGACCACCACCACGCGCCGCCAGCGTCACCGCCACCTCCAGCCTGCCACTGCGCGTGCGCACGCGCAACGTCGCGCGCCGATCCCACCTGCTTACCGACACGCTGTACCACGTATTCGGGCGCAATTGATGCGACGACCTGAccggaaaatatattttagtttttatacgatcaaaaaaaaaacttctaacTTCCAATCAAAATAtcctattatttttactttcaagACAAACAAGTATAGAATACGTatataaagtttgtatttttactttaaaacttgACTATTCAAATATGCGAAGATCCGCTTCAAATGGATTTTAATGTCATCTAGGAAGCCAAAATATAGTTAAAGAGAATGTAACCTATAATTTTCTGAGCAATTGTATTGCTTTCTGTTAACCGGTGAAATTCTGATTCCAGGACTGTATGCTTTGGCTGAAGGTCAAGAATACCTAACGATGGCCACTCCAGATCCAAGGTCGAAGGCGAACTCCAGGACATAGTCGCGAAGGTGCAACGAGAAAAAGTCGCCTTCACCGTTGGCGTGCTCCGAACTGTACAGCAATAGACCATCCCCGTTCGTAGGTTTTAGCGTCATCTGAAACATCATTATAATAGTTGATCAATTTTATCAAAACGTCACACGAAATTAGCAGCAAAAGGATTTTCGGACaatgattccttatgtttatccgaatgttagacattaaagttaaattaattttcggattttatcacggattttgtattttatttttttaaaagaccggctgccagacttcaataCACTGTGAGCTCtttctgcgtagatcgaaccACCAACAGGTTAAaacttaaaagttttaaaatatcgctagatattgtaactttgactttgatcaacacctcagtctccccaTGACgtcgaaggctgcagtctttgaaacgttaggagaaaattaaaatataaaaccgcaataaaatccgaaaaatagtttaactttAATGATTTTCAGAAATTCACCCAAAATACGCCTTTCAATAACAAAGTGGTATGCAGTTTTGAAATAGTTCAACTATATTAGCCTAGCATATCACCGTTGCCTGAAAAAGCAAGAACAACCATTActcataataaaagtaattcgcCGCTAAACTTTCTCTTGCAAAATTCCCAAGTTAATATTTCAACTAGTTAATATATTTCACGTGACTCATAACTGCACTTTACAACGTTTTAAAATTCACCGTGTTCACTGGCGGACTccatgttaatttattatcataactTTATCAAAATGTGCCGCTAACGCAAGAGTGCTCCAAAGCTTTTAAGAAGCGGTgtcaaagttgttttttttctgaagtataaagtttatttattccGATTACCGAATTTTGTGAAATGTTGAAATACCTATTGTTTGTTTTGCAATTTGCACGTAAAAAGGGTGTTTTATATAACTCGCGtttatatgtacctataatatatgtataattaataattttatggtaaATATGTCTACATACAAGGTAACTAGAgtaatttatcaatataatgGCATGTGTATATTCCTAAATATTaacaacatataataaatataattgctaaCATTGATCAACTGCaacttaggggccgttcaagtattacgtaacgcaattttacCCCTCCATGTAACGCgtcgtaacgttttcctgtacgcccccgtcCCTCCTCCAAAAGTAActctaaagttatttttttttaatattcacaattattttgcaatataccggcaaatcattaaaatacctttgttattgt includes the following:
- the LOC119192852 gene encoding uncharacterized protein LOC119192852, whose protein sequence is MTFVIRPATCAKSIQPFPEYAQNLTENDVHHSIVAKKGIKSKYHKKMKKHAHAHTRTERKKFKYQHHNEVNARGTDSPHGRTYMQMKYANTNEINWGDTNTYPSFSGTDSFIHIDDDETVKRLVSYSLDINIRFRSVSPHGLVVWSGRSARAPP